AGGAACGACGCAGTGGCTGCATAGCCATGGGTCAGGACATTGTAGTTGTCCCAATCGTCCCAATTGTACCTGTGGTGTTGTCTTCTGTGCTCTCTCTTGTAGTCGAGGATATGTTTTCTATAATAACGTTTCTGTTTAGTCCCTTCTTCCTCCACTGCATCCTCTTGTTCATCCTCTTGTTGAGAGGCCGGTGGAAATTCCTTAGTGTACAGATGCAAGAAGAATCTCCTAAAGAGTTCGTTCTCTAAAAACAATAGAATGAAGTACATGGAGATCCAATAGCCAATCATCGGTAAAAAATTGCTCAGAATGGTGCTAAAGTGTTCACGTCCAACTAGTGCACATACCACGTATACAACAGTACACACGATCGCCCATACCCAACGTGGGATCTTGGCTAGCCTTACACTGGCAAGCTGGATGGAGAAAGCGGCAGAATAAGTATTCACAATGTTGTTTGAGACTAGACtgaatatcaaaataaCAACACAGAATTTACCAAAGCCGTTCCATCTTTGAAATCCCGCATGCAATAGACCACCCATACCATACTTTTCGTACATGACATACCAAGGTTCGTAACTAGCTGCAATTGCAGCTAGTAGCATACCCAGTACACCTACAAACAGTGTTGGTAAGAATATGCCAAAGAATGTTATGGAAAACACGGCTTTCTTAGGAGTGTCTTCTGGGAATAAAATGTAGTAATCTGATGTGATTGACCCCCATGTTGCCGTAATACTGTAACATAGAGAGAAAAATGACATGTAGTTACCTTTTATAGTTAGTGGGTCCACATCGTCATTCTTGAATGTATTTaacatataatatttatcgCTGGAACTTATGTATAGTAGTAGGAAACATGTTAGGACGGGAATAGCAAAATATGTTTCCACTTTTAAAACCTGTTTAATACCGAATGTT
The Tetrapisispora phaffii CBS 4417 chromosome 8, complete genome DNA segment above includes these coding regions:
- the TPN1 gene encoding Tpn1p (similar to Saccharomyces cerevisiae TPN1 (YGL186C); ancestral locus Anc_8.147), with product MDDFTTQNKTKKNDDVFEYIVTDIRNDEFEEGEFIIAPQESEDKEYQQKRAGGVFKNVQHFLVNVSKKVDSLGVESTGIDRISPDARGSYRKQLLHVSGLWLSATGGLSSMSTFLLGPLLFELTLKQSLVAGILGMFIGCLVAAYCSIMGPQSGCRQMVTARFLFGWWFVKFVALAAITGVMGWSVVNAVVGGEMLASISDDKVQLWVGIVIVSVLSFVVATFGIKQVLKVETYFAIPVLTCFLLLYISSSDKYYMLNTFKNDDVDPLTIKGNYMSFFSLCYSITATWGSITSDYYILFPEDTPKKAVFSITFFGIFLPTLFVGVLGMLLAAIAASYEPWYVMYEKYGMGGLLHAGFQRWNGFGKFCVVILIFSLVSNNIVNTYSAAFSIQLASVRLAKIPRWVWAIVCTVVYVVCALVGREHFSTILSNFLPMIGYWISMYFILLFLENELFRRFFLHLYTKEFPPASQQEDEQEDAVEEEGTKQKRYYRKHILDYKREHRRQHHRYNWDDWDNYNVLTHGYAATASFLVGIIGVVIGMAQTYWVGPVAKHFGAYGGDLAMWLCMGFSGIAFPLLRYWELKRYGR